The window CGTAAAAGGAATTAAATTTCTGGAATTGCGCGATGCGGGCGATCCTGTCGAAACTGCCAAAAAATATAACGATCAAGGCGCTGATGAACTCGTTTTTCTCGACATTACCGCTTCGCACGAACAACGCAAAACTATCCTACATGTTGTGGAACGAACCGCCGAAAAAGTTTTTATGCCGCTAACGGTTGGCGGTGGCATTCGAACTTTGGACGATATTCACGCTTTACTCCAAGCCGGAGCGGATAAAGTGAGCATTAACACCACCGCCATTCAAAATCCGCATTTTATCCAACAAGCTGCTGAGCGTTTCGGCAGCCAATGCATCGTCTTAGCGATGGATGCAAAAAAAAATCCCAACAACAAAAGTTGGCAGGTTTATACTCATGGCGGTAGAAACGCCACAGGTTTAGACGCCGTTGCTTGGGCACAAAAAGGAGTTAATCTCGGAGCAGGCGAAATTTTATTAACCAGTATGGACGCCGACGGCACTAAAGAAGGTTATGATATTGCTTTAACTCGCGCTGTCTCCGAAGCGGTTCAGGTGCCCATCATTGCAAGCGGTGGTGCGGGCAAGCTAGAACATTTTTACGATGTGCTCTCTGAAGGCAAAGCCGACGCCGTTTTAGCGGCAAGCCTTTTTCATTTCGGCCAATTCACTATCAAACAAGTTAAAGAATATCTTAAAGAAAAAAGTTTGCCCATTCGGCTATAAAAATTATAGCGCATATTAATACCTCCGTGAATGAAATTTGTCATCACTATGTCGATCGTTTTTACAAAAAAATTACAATGAGCTCCTTGCTTCCAATAATCTCCAACATTAAATTAAAAGAACATGAAATCTATTCTCTTAAGCTTTTTTATGCTGGCCTTTGCTTTATCTCGCGCTCAAGAAACAAGCAAAGATATTATTCCAAATGAAGCTTCTTACCTGGAAGCTTATTACCTTGTTATCTTAGGCAATTATCGCGATTTTCATGAAGCCAATCGCCAGGCAAAAAATATGAGCAAAATTTCTCACACACCTTTTTCTCTAAGAAACCATATTTACGATGAAAAAAGAGGGCTCATTTTACCCGACAATGATCCCGATGAAAGTTACGCTGGTGATTACCTTTTACGCCGAGACAATCTCGATTACGAAACCCACCAAGAATATCTCTCCATCGAAAAATCCGAGGCTTATCCCGGGCTTGCCCAGAGTCACTACATCATACTTGCTGGCATCTACAAAGATCGAGCCGATGCCCAAAAAAGTTTAAAATATTATCAGCCCATTACCTCAAAAGCTTACATCAAAAAAACAAAAATTTACATGGGTTGCATTCATTAAATTTTCTTTCTTTATCGTTTTACTGACTTACGCCAACAATCCATCGTGTGATCATCCACCATCCCCACCGCCTGCATAAACGCATAACAAATCGTAGAACCTCGAAACTTAAAACCGCGCAAACCCATATCTTTGCTCATAGCATCCGAAATTGGGGAAGTGGACGGAATATTCTTTAGCATTTTCGGTTTATTAACAATCGTTTTACCACCAACAAAACCCCATACATATTTATCGAACGATCCAAACTCCTTTTGAATTTTCATAAAACGTTTCGCATTGTTAATGGCCGCTTCAATTTTGAGTCGATTCCGAATAATTCCCGCATCCTGCATCAAAGTTTTCACTTTATTTGCATTAAACTTCGCCACCTTCTTCACATCAAAATTCGCAAACGCCTTGCGAAAATTTTCCCGCTTCTTCAACACCGTTAACCAACTCAATCCCGCCTGAAAACTTTCCAACACCAAAAACTCAAACAACTTCTTATCCTCATGCACCGCCCTCCCCCACTCCTCATCATGATATTTCACATAAATCGGCTCTTTCAAACACCATTGGCAGCGAGGTTTGTTTTGGGACATGTTTTTAAAGAAAGTAATTAAGTGTTCTCATCAAGTTTTGATAAACAATCAATTAAAGGTTCCAAATCCAATACTAATCCTAAAGAAATAAGAACCTGTAAAGCGCTAAGCACACAAGAAGCCATGACTCCATTATCTTCCTTCTCAAAACACTTAAGATCACCAGTAGCTGCCCGAAATACCGCATGAGTGGTTTGACAATAGAAACGATAATAAGTTTCATAATATGGTAAAATTCCTGCAATCTTTGCCATTTCCCATATTTTTAACTCTTTCTCTTCTAAATTATGCTCAGGAAATAGTTCCTTATAATTTGACTTGAATTGATCCCATTCTTTTTTCTCATTCGCATCGTAATCGTCACCTTTTCTAATTGCTATAGGACGCAATAACTTGCTGTCTTCTAATCGTTCAGTATAAGCAATTCTAAAAAGTAATTCAGGTTTGTTTAAGACTGCCCGTAGTTTGAACATCATTTCAAGACATAGTCGAATAAGTTGTTGCGAAGCCTCAAACTTTCGGCTTTCTCTTAAAGAAATATATCCTTCTGTTATCTTATTAAGATAGGAAGCATTAAAAAAGTAAAAGGCATCTTTCAAGCCATTGCTTTCTTTTTTGCCTAAAGAGTTAATCGCATTATTAAGCTCTACATGCATATCGTAAAGGAGTGCAAATGACCTCTTTTCTAAATCGTTTACCATAGCCATTATTAAATAATTTTATCTTAATCCAATCTTGAATTCAACCATCACAAATGCTATTTTGGTTTATGAGCACAATCCAAGAACTCGAATCTGCTGTTACACGTTTATCGCCTACGCAATACAATGAATTTCGTCATTGGTTAAAGGAATATGATAATAAGCTGTGGGATAAAGAAATGAAGGAAGATGCAGAATCAGGACGGTTAGACGCTCTTGCCGCTGAAGCTTTGGACGATCTCAAAAAGGGACGTTGCACCGATTTGTGAATCACAAAGCCTCTCAAAAATTCTGGAAACATTATTACGAACTTTCAGAGGAAATTCAGAAGCTTGCAAACAAAGCATTCTCACTATTAAAAGAAAATTCACAGCATCCTTCCTTATATTTTAAAAAGCTTGGCAGCTTGGATTACTGGTCAGTTCGTATTAACGAAGATTATCGCGCTTTAGCTGTAAAACAGGGTGATACCTTTGCTTGGTTTTGGATCGGCCCACACGACCAATACAGTCGCAAAATCAGAAAAAATAAAAACTAATATTTATCCTTAATTTGATCGGGCGATTTTCCAAAAAGCCTTTGCAACCCAGCGCTCGCTTCTACACCATAAAACACCGCGCCCACCGGAACGCGCCCCTCCACCGCAGCCACAACCGCTCCTAAACCTGCTCCTCCAAATCCTCCGCACAACTCAATAATTTCCACCCCCTCATCGACTAGCTTCCTTGCTATCGCTGGTCCATGAGAAACATCAGTAACTCCCACACAAACCATTTCGCCAATGGTGTCGATACGTTGTTTTTCAGAAGGATTATCCAGAGTATAAATAAAACCCCATTTCATGGAATTATACTCCAAAATTCCATCATTTCATTCAAGCCAGAACTGCAACCATAAAATATCAGCAGGTTAATCCTTATCCCCCGCTTTATCGATTGACTCACCCACCTTTTCCATGGGTCCATCTTCATCGAAAGCGTCGTCAATCGATGCCCCCGCTTTTTCCATAGGCCCTTTTTTATGAGCGCATCCTGAAAAAGTAAGATTTCCTAAGACTAAAGCCGAAAAAAGATATAAAAGTATTTTTTTCATAATTTTTATTTTACCTGTTTTCTTTAATTAGTTTGATAATTATTAGTTACTTTCAACACTATCTATTGCACGCACTGATTTTTCCGCAGGCGCGACGTTTTCAAAGGAATCCTCATAAGTCGCACCTCCTTTATCTACAGCTTTTTCCCTATGTGCACATCCAGTAAAAGATAAACTGATCACAACAATAATAAAACAAATAGCAATAATATCTTTCATAGTTTTTCCTATTTCCTTTTAATGTTATGTTTAGTTTTAATTATTTATTTACAAAGTAAGCTGAAACTAAACACTGTCAAAAAACGGAGATTCGGACTTGTCAGTTTCGCTTGTTAAGGAATAGTTAATAAGATGCCCGTAATTACCAATATTGCTGCTTATCAATTCGCGACGCTGGCGGATTTGAAACCGTTGCGCGAACGTTTATTGGCGCAATGCAAAGCGTGGAAACTGAAAGGCACCATTTTACTTAGTCCAGAAGGCATTAACCTTTTTGTCGCTGGCGAAAAAATGCCGATTGAACAACTCCTAACTCTTTTGCGCGCCATTCCCGGCTTAGAAAAATTAACGCCAAAATATAGTGAGAGTGATCATCAACCTTTCACACGTATGCTCGTTCGCCTTAAAAAAGAAATCATCGCCTTTGGAGTCCAAAGCATCAATCCAGCACAACATACTTCCCCAAAACTTTCTGCTCAGACACTGAAACAATGGCTCGATGAAGGAAAACCGATCACCCTCCTCGACACCCGCAACGATTATGAAGTAAAATTGGGCACATTCAAAGGCGCGCGTTCTCTTGACCTTGATCATTTCAGAAATTTTCCTCAAGCGGTTCAAAAATCGCTCACCGATTTAAAAAATGATAAAGAACAAAAGCCTATTGTCATGTTTTGCACAGGTGGGATCCGTTGTGAAAAAGCAGGCGCTTTCATGGAACGCGAAGGCTTTTCCAATATTTATCAACTCGACGGCGGCATCTTAAAATATTTTGAAGAATGTGGCGGTGAACATTATGAAGGCGAATGTTTTGTCTTCGATCAACGCGTGGGCGTAGACCCCGCGCTGCGCGAAACTGAATCGATACAATGCTACGTTTGCCAAGCACCGCTTAATCCTAACGATCAAAAAGATGAACGTTTTATTCCTGGCAAATCGTGTCCTTATTGTTTTGCTGCAACTCAGGAACAAAAAACCAAAGTGCTTGCAAAACGTCATGAAGCCATTCGTCACGCAACTACACCTCTCCCTGGCAGCCAACCTTACGAAAATCATCGTCCACTCATGATTTCATCGGCTCATGATGGAAAAACACTTCTCGACTGCTATTGCGATATTTTCTCGCACATTTCGCGAGAAGAATGGTCGCAACGTTTTACAAAAAATCTTTTTCAAAATGAAAACGGCTATCTCGTCACCTCTAATCACGTAGTAAAAACAGGCGAAAAATATATCCAAATTTTCCCTGAAAATACAGAACCTGACATCAATCCCAACATCGAAATTCTTCATGAAGACGAAGCGATTCTGGTAATTAATAAACCTGCGCCTTTACCCGTTCATCCTAGCGGTCGCTTCAACCGCAACACGTTGCAATACATTTTGCATCAAGCTTACGCGCCACAAAAACCGCAACCCGCTCATCGCCTCGACGCCAACACAACTGGGCTTATCGTTTGCACGCGCACACGACATTTTGCCAAATTATTGCAGCCTCAATTCGAACGTGGCAAAGTGGAAAAAACTTATCTCGCGCGTGTTCAAGGCCAACCTGCTAAAGAATTTTTCATTTGCGAGGCGCCTATTAGCTTCGAACCGACTCAGCTTGGCGCCAGAATAATTGATGAATCACATGGTCTGCCCGCTCGCACTGAATTCAAGGTTCTGCAGCGCTTTCCAAACAAAACCACACTCATCGAAGTTAAGCCCATCACCGGTCGAACGAATCAGATTCGTCTACATCTGTGGCACATGGGTTTTCCCATTTGTGGCGATCCCACTTACCTTCCCAACCAAAAATTAGGCGAAATTCAAACTTTGACCATTAACGATCCTCCGCTCTGCCTCCATGCTTGGAAAATAAGTTTTAATCATCCACTCCATAACAACCGCGTTGTTTTCGAAACCCCACTACCTAATTGGCCCAGTCGAATTTCAAATTGCGTCATGGAAATAAATTTTCAATAATCAGAATTGTTTTTCTAAAAAATAAATTCATATTTTTCATATGAAATCTCGTCTTTTACTCTCACTTCTTCTATTATGTGGTTGCGCTTCCAATGGAGGAGGTCGTCACGGCTCCGATTCATCCATCGCTTGGGATTTACGTAAACCCACTCGTTACGCTCCGAATGGACAAGTTTTTCTCAATGTGAATGGCGAGAGCTACCAAATCATTTCTCGAGCCACGGCGCGCTATCGACAATTAGCGCCTCAGGAATTTCAGAGCTTTGATATTCCTTCCGATGCCATCACTGCCGTATCATCTTGGTATGCAAATGGGGGCGACATCCTTTTTGTCGTAGAAAAATCTCACCAACTTGAAGTGTTCCGTCGCGAAAAGAATAATCGCCCAAGCAATTATTATGTCTTAGAAAAAGTTTCCACAATTCCTCTTTAATCACTCCTTTATCCAAAAAATTAGCTGGGCATTTGTGAAGATTCTTTTCAAAAAGAGATCAGCATGAAAACGCTTCTTGCCAAACGCGTAGAGATAGCTCTTTGGATTCTATTCTTAGGATGCGCCCTAGCCGTGCGTTATTATTTGATTCATTTTTTTCCAGTTTATATTTGGTCTAAGGATTCGAGCTCGTATGTCGACACGGCTTTTCAATGGATTCACACTGGTGTTTGGGAAACCGATATTCGTCGCGGCCCTATTTACTCTCTTTTTATCGGATTAATTCTAAAAATAGCTCCCAACCTTTCCGCCATCATGATTGCGCAACATATCTTAGGCGCCATCGCGATTATTTTAGCTGTTGCCTTATTTTGCCGACTTTATCCAAGCGACACACGATGGATCATTCTTCTTTGCGGCGCAGCTTACGGACTCTACGAGTTGCCACTTTATTTAGAGCATCTCATTCGCAACGAAACATTATTACTTATTTTTGCTACTGGAGCATTAGGAGCTTGGGCTATGGCGCTTCATTCTACTCATCCTTCACGCTGGCTTTTAATAAGCGGATTAAGCGCCGGCTTACTCACACTTACAAAAAATATTTTTTTACCCTTTCCTTTTTTAGTCATCACCGTGTTATTTTATTTGCATTTTAAAAATAAACGCACTCTCGTATTGTCCACATTCGCCTTTATCGGCTCATTTCTATTGCCCTACCTCGCAGTTTACCTTCAACATTCCTCAGCTCCCGATAAAACCGAGCGTTCTTCTTATGCCGGAGTTCAATTCTACGGACGTGTTGCGCAATGGACTTATCTCGAAGGGGGTCTTTACCCTGAAATTAAAACTTTGATTCATGAACCGGTGGAAACTTATCGCAAATTTAAAAAGCCGGATAATAACGTGGTCATTAAAAAACTTATCGTGCCCGTGATCGAGGAGCATCTCAAAACCCAAGGAAAAGGTTTTTCAGAAGTCGATCGCATCTGTCGCAATCTCGCTTTTGAAGCGATTCGTAAAAATCCCGGACTCTTTACCAAACAAGTCTTGAACGATCTTTATAAACTGCATTTTCGTTGTGGCTACCAAAGTCGATTATTAAAAACGAACGATCTTCGTGATCTGATTGATGATATGGAACAAATTTCACGTCCAGATCCTATGATGCATTACAACACCGTCATGCAAACCTTGCACAATAAAGTGGAAGCTAACAATTTTTCTGGCTATTACCGTTTCATTAAAATGTCTTGGCTTTTTGAAATTTTTCCGCCTGCATTCCTTACCACGTTGTTGTTGCCGCTTTTGTTTTTTTTCGATCGAACACCCATGCGCCTTTTTTGGTTAACCGTTGCAGGCGTTTGGTTTTTTAATATTATCCTTCTTGCCACTGTGGGACGACCTCTCAATCGCTACTTCGTGCCCCTCGCCCCTCTTATGTTTTGGACGCTGACCGGTACCCTAATCTGGCTCTGGCAACAACGTTTTCGCTTTCAAAAATCAGTATGATTTATGAAACTTGCCTATCTTTTTGATCGATTCCCCTCTTTCACACGCACTTTTTGCTTAAGAGAAATCCAGGGACTTCAACATCATGGCGTTCATCCCATGATCTTTTCCTTACAAAACCCGAACGATGAACTCGTGCACGAGTCGATTGCTTCCGTCCATTATCTTCCCGAGACTCATGAAATTAAAAATCAATTCTTTCAAAAAGAAAATTTAAACAAAAAAAGAAAAAAGATTTTAAGAAATTGGGGAGAACGGGGAGACAAACAACGCATCTATGAAGCCGGTCATATCGGCCAAATACTAAAACAAAATCGCATTTCCCACATTCACGCGCATTTTGCGGGAACAGCGGCCCGAACCGCTTATTGGATCAAAAAACTTTACGGCATTCCTTTTAGCTTCACAGCTCATGCCAACGATTTTTTTTGTCATTCCGATTATCCCGTAACTTTAGACGATCTTTTTAAAACCGCCACGTTCATCGTCACAGTGAGCGACTTTAGCGTCAGCGAATTACAAAAACGCTTTCCTCAAGCCCGAAAAAAAATTCATCGCGTTTATAATGGCATTGATCTTCAGCATTTTCCCGTCACTCAACCGCAAAATAACCCTCCGCTATTTCTTTCTATTGGTCGGCTGATTGAAAAAAAGGGGTTTGAACCGCTCATCGAAGCCTGTGCTTTTTTAAAAGAAAAAGGATTAACATTTCGTTGTGAAGTCATCGGAGAAGGCCCTCTAGAGCAAATCCTCCAACAACAAATTAAAAAGCATCATCTTCAAAATGAAGTTCAATTATTAGGACCTCAATCGCAAAATTTTATTATCGATAAACTGCAAAAAAGTTATCTTTTTGTCTTACCTTGCGTCACAGAAAAAGATGGAGGAAAAGATAATTTACCCACCGTAATCGTGGAAGCTATGGCGTGTGGTTTACCAATTATTTCTACTCACTTAGCCGGCGTGCCAGAAATGGTAACGCACGAAAAAAATGGTTTATTAGTTGAAGAAAAAAATGTGCCTCAACTTGTCGCAGCACTAGAAACTTTATTAAAAAATCCCGAACAAGTCGCTCAATTTGGAAAAAAAAGTCGACAATTTACTGAAGAAAAATTTGCCCTCACCATCACCACGCAACAGCTAAAAAATCTTTTTCTTGGTTATCAATCTTGGTGGCGAAGATGGTTTAGCTAGCCATTCACACAGCCATTTATCTTTTTTTTCGGTAGTGGTATAGTTTGGGTAAACTATTTGTCGAACAATCCCGCCGCGGCGGGATTGTATAGGCGTAGCACAGCCTTCCAGGCTGTTACGGGCAAGATGTCCGTGCTACTTAATTACCCAAACTATACCACTACCTTCTTTTCGCCAAACTTGAATTTTCCACAAAAAAAGATACAGTAGAAATATGAGCGTTGTTGAAATTAAAAAAGCCATTGATGCCCTTTCTTTTGAAGAAAAAAAAATACTGCTCAATCACTTAGCCGAACAATTTGAAGATTTTTTAGATCTCAGGATTTCTCAAGAAGCGCTTGCTGAAGGTGATTTTACAAATTTTGAGGATTTAAAAAAGGAAATGGATGCCAAATTCTCTGGAACTCAGTAAGCGCGCCGCTCGTTTTATTCGAAAATTACGCGATAAAGTGCTTTATGAACGTCTTTTTGAAAAAATTGGAAAGCTAAAGGAAAATCCTTTTCCTACTGATTGCAAAAAAATTCAAGGCTCCGAAATGACTTATCGTATTAGAGTCGGTGATTATCGAATTCTTTACGTTGTGACAAACGATAAAATTATCATAACTGACATCGCTCATCGTCGAGAAATTTATCGTTAATTTTTATCAAATTATCCTTTAAGCGCTTCCTGATAAATTTCTTCTAAAATATTAATTTGAAGTTCTGGAGCAAAAATTGTTTTAATTTTTTCCGTTGCGGCTTGAGAAACACGGCGATAAGTCGTTTCATCTTGAGCAAGAGCCAGCAACTTTTCTGCTAATGCATCAGCATTTTTTTCGGGTAATAAATAACCGTCTTTTTCATTTTCTACAGCCTCGGGAATGCCTGCATGAGGTGTCGAAAAACAGACCAATCCTGTCGCCATGGCTTCTAGCAAAGAATTAGGAATGCCCTCAATATCATTTAAATTATTAGCCTCACTCGGATGAAGGAAAAAATGGCTTTGATAAAATAGCCTTCTTAAGGCTTCGCGATCTAAAAATCCGACAAAAAAAACTTTGCGCGTTAAACCCAAGCGCCAAACTTCTCGCTGAATCTCGCCGAGTTGCGGACCATCTCCAGCTATAGTAAAAGTAGCATTAGGATATTTTTTTACAAACTGAGCAAAAGCCCTTAGCGCCGTAAGCACTCCTTTTTTAGCAGTCAATCGACAAGCTTGGACCAAACCCCACGCGCCATCTTCAGGCCATTTTCTTTCCTGACGCGCAAAAAATTGCCAGGGCACGCTTGTTCGATTTAATCGAAGTTTTTCTGGCGGACATCCCAATTCTTTTAAAATCGGTATAAAACTTTCACAACGGGCAAGAATTAATTTCGCTTTATCAAACACTTCCGGCAACCAAACAATATCGCCCGGTCTTCTGACATAAGCCCCTAAATCTGCGCCATGAAAAGAAACCACCATGGGTTTTTTACAATGTTCAAAAATCGGAGCTAAACGTGTGGCCTCATGTCCAAAATAAATGTGTAATAAATCGGTATGAACTTGATCTAAAGCCTGCAACACGACTCGCCCCGTTCCCTTATAAATCACCTGCGGCTTTCGAAGCACATATTTCAACCAAGCGCGATTCCACCACTGCGAACGCGCTTCGGGTAAAACAAAAACTTCATCATGGGGAAAAGTTTCCGGATTGGATCGTTCTCGAGTCATTACCACGCTACGAAATTTTTTTAACCCAGAGACTTGATGATAAACATGCCACATCTCCGGTTTTAAAAAAGTGCCAACAAAACTGCTGACTGTTGGTTTATGACTCATAGCTAAACTTTTTTGATGAATTAAGATTTTTTATCAGATGGCGAATAAGCATAGGAGTGACGAATATCCACAGCTTTTTCTAAAAAGAAAACGCTTTCGACGAGATTTTTGCAGTGATCCGCAATGCGTTCAATATTTCGTCCCACTAACAATAAATTTAATGCCCGCGCCACATGATCGGGATCTTTCGCCATGGCTTCGATAGAACTTTGATAAAGCTCGCGATTCATTTCGTCGACCTGATCATCGCGACGGATGATACTGGACACTTTTTCTACATCATTTTCCACAAAACAACGAATGGCTTCACGCAACATTTCTAACGCAACATTGGACATGCAATGAATTTTTTCCAATGAACCGAGTTGCGATTCCTTGTTCAATTTTCGAGCCAATCGCGCGATATTCACCGATTGATCACCGATACGCTCCAAATCGCTCACAATTTTCGACGTGGCAATCATAAACCGCAAATCATGCGCCACGGGACTATAACGGGCAATACAAGAAACCACACTTTCATCGATGGAAACTTCAAGCTGATCCACCTTCGCATCCTCAGTTTCGACATGCACCACCAACTCATCACTTCTTTCAGTAAGTGCGCGCAAACTCATCATAACGCTTTGCTCCGTCAAGCGAGCCATGGTTAGCAAGCTTTCTTTGATTTCGTGAATTTCAGCATCAAGCGGACTTTTCATAATTTTTCATTTTTCTTAATCATTTAACCAAATCTACCCGTAATATAATCTTCTGTTTGCTTTTGAACAGGATTCGTAAAAATTTTTCCCGTAATATCAAATTCAATTAGCCGCCCCAGATAAAAAAAAGCTGTCCGATCTGAACAACGACTGGCTTGCTGCATATTATGCGTAACAATTACAATCGTATAATCTCGTTTTAATTCATGAATCAATTCTTCTACCTTAGCTGTCGCAATGGGATCTAACGCCGAACAAGGTTCATCCATAAGTATGACTTCGGGTTGTACAGCAATTGCTCGCGCAATACAGAGCCGTTGTTGCTGCCCGCCGGAAAGGCCTAATGCATTCTGATCTAAACGATCTTTAACCTCATTCCACAAAGCCGCGCTACGAAGACTTTTTTCCACTGCTTCATCAAGCACTTTTTTACTCCCCACTCCTGCAATTCGCAGCCCATATGCCACATTATCATAAATGGATTTTGGGAAAGGATTCGATTTTTGAAAAACCA of the Verrucomicrobiia bacterium genome contains:
- the phoU gene encoding phosphate signaling complex protein PhoU, translating into MKSPLDAEIHEIKESLLTMARLTEQSVMMSLRALTERSDELVVHVETEDAKVDQLEVSIDESVVSCIARYSPVAHDLRFMIATSKIVSDLERIGDQSVNIARLARKLNKESQLGSLEKIHCMSNVALEMLREAIRCFVENDVEKVSSIIRRDDQVDEMNRELYQSSIEAMAKDPDHVARALNLLLVGRNIERIADHCKNLVESVFFLEKAVDIRHSYAYSPSDKKS
- a CDS encoding glycosyltransferase family 39 protein produces the protein MKTLLAKRVEIALWILFLGCALAVRYYLIHFFPVYIWSKDSSSYVDTAFQWIHTGVWETDIRRGPIYSLFIGLILKIAPNLSAIMIAQHILGAIAIILAVALFCRLYPSDTRWIILLCGAAYGLYELPLYLEHLIRNETLLLIFATGALGAWAMALHSTHPSRWLLISGLSAGLLTLTKNIFLPFPFLVITVLFYLHFKNKRTLVLSTFAFIGSFLLPYLAVYLQHSSAPDKTERSSYAGVQFYGRVAQWTYLEGGLYPEIKTLIHEPVETYRKFKKPDNNVVIKKLIVPVIEEHLKTQGKGFSEVDRICRNLAFEAIRKNPGLFTKQVLNDLYKLHFRCGYQSRLLKTNDLRDLIDDMEQISRPDPMMHYNTVMQTLHNKVEANNFSGYYRFIKMSWLFEIFPPAFLTTLLLPLLFFFDRTPMRLFWLTVAGVWFFNIILLATVGRPLNRYFVPLAPLMFWTLTGTLIWLWQQRFRFQKSV
- a CDS encoding glycosyltransferase, which produces MSHKPTVSSFVGTFLKPEMWHVYHQVSGLKKFRSVVMTRERSNPETFPHDEVFVLPEARSQWWNRAWLKYVLRKPQVIYKGTGRVVLQALDQVHTDLLHIYFGHEATRLAPIFEHCKKPMVVSFHGADLGAYVRRPGDIVWLPEVFDKAKLILARCESFIPILKELGCPPEKLRLNRTSVPWQFFARQERKWPEDGAWGLVQACRLTAKKGVLTALRAFAQFVKKYPNATFTIAGDGPQLGEIQREVWRLGLTRKVFFVGFLDREALRRLFYQSHFFLHPSEANNLNDIEGIPNSLLEAMATGLVCFSTPHAGIPEAVENEKDGYLLPEKNADALAEKLLALAQDETTYRRVSQAATEKIKTIFAPELQINILEEIYQEALKG
- a CDS encoding glycosyltransferase family 4 protein; translated protein: MKLAYLFDRFPSFTRTFCLREIQGLQHHGVHPMIFSLQNPNDELVHESIASVHYLPETHEIKNQFFQKENLNKKRKKILRNWGERGDKQRIYEAGHIGQILKQNRISHIHAHFAGTAARTAYWIKKLYGIPFSFTAHANDFFCHSDYPVTLDDLFKTATFIVTVSDFSVSELQKRFPQARKKIHRVYNGIDLQHFPVTQPQNNPPLFLSIGRLIEKKGFEPLIEACAFLKEKGLTFRCEVIGEGPLEQILQQQIKKHHLQNEVQLLGPQSQNFIIDKLQKSYLFVLPCVTEKDGGKDNLPTVIVEAMACGLPIISTHLAGVPEMVTHEKNGLLVEEKNVPQLVAALETLLKNPEQVAQFGKKSRQFTEEKFALTITTQQLKNLFLGYQSWWRRWFS
- a CDS encoding sulfurtransferase encodes the protein MPVITNIAAYQFATLADLKPLRERLLAQCKAWKLKGTILLSPEGINLFVAGEKMPIEQLLTLLRAIPGLEKLTPKYSESDHQPFTRMLVRLKKEIIAFGVQSINPAQHTSPKLSAQTLKQWLDEGKPITLLDTRNDYEVKLGTFKGARSLDLDHFRNFPQAVQKSLTDLKNDKEQKPIVMFCTGGIRCEKAGAFMEREGFSNIYQLDGGILKYFEECGGEHYEGECFVFDQRVGVDPALRETESIQCYVCQAPLNPNDQKDERFIPGKSCPYCFAATQEQKTKVLAKRHEAIRHATTPLPGSQPYENHRPLMISSAHDGKTLLDCYCDIFSHISREEWSQRFTKNLFQNENGYLVTSNHVVKTGEKYIQIFPENTEPDINPNIEILHEDEAILVINKPAPLPVHPSGRFNRNTLQYILHQAYAPQKPQPAHRLDANTTGLIVCTRTRHFAKLLQPQFERGKVEKTYLARVQGQPAKEFFICEAPISFEPTQLGARIIDESHGLPARTEFKVLQRFPNKTTLIEVKPITGRTNQIRLHLWHMGFPICGDPTYLPNQKLGEIQTLTINDPPLCLHAWKISFNHPLHNNRVVFETPLPNWPSRISNCVMEINFQ
- the pstB gene encoding phosphate ABC transporter ATP-binding protein PstB codes for the protein MAKVNQSFSEKESTKNSASVALIDVRQVDFYYGSNQVLHEVSLRIPEKEVTAFIGPSGCGKSTLLRCFNRMNDLIDEAHLKRGEICIHEVNIYDSSVDVIELRKRVGMVFQKSNPFPKSIYDNVAYGLRIAGVGSKKVLDEAVEKSLRSAALWNEVKDRLDQNALGLSGGQQQRLCIARAIAVQPEVILMDEPCSALDPIATAKVEELIHELKRDYTIVIVTHNMQQASRCSDRTAFFYLGRLIEFDITGKIFTNPVQKQTEDYITGRFG
- a CDS encoding DNA-3-methyladenine glycosylase I encodes the protein MSQNKPRCQWCLKEPIYVKYHDEEWGRAVHEDKKLFEFLVLESFQAGLSWLTVLKKRENFRKAFANFDVKKVAKFNANKVKTLMQDAGIIRNRLKIEAAINNAKRFMKIQKEFGSFDKYVWGFVGGKTIVNKPKMLKNIPSTSPISDAMSKDMGLRGFKFRGSTICYAFMQAVGMVDDHTMDCWRKSVKR
- the hisF gene encoding imidazole glycerol phosphate synthase subunit HisF, whose product is MLTKRIIPCLDVNQGRVVKGIKFLELRDAGDPVETAKKYNDQGADELVFLDITASHEQRKTILHVVERTAEKVFMPLTVGGGIRTLDDIHALLQAGADKVSINTTAIQNPHFIQQAAERFGSQCIVLAMDAKKNPNNKSWQVYTHGGRNATGLDAVAWAQKGVNLGAGEILLTSMDADGTKEGYDIALTRAVSEAVQVPIIASGGAGKLEHFYDVLSEGKADAVLAASLFHFGQFTIKQVKEYLKEKSLPIRL
- a CDS encoding type II toxin-antitoxin system RelE/ParE family toxin translates to MPNSLELSKRAARFIRKLRDKVLYERLFEKIGKLKENPFPTDCKKIQGSEMTYRIRVGDYRILYVVTNDKIIITDIAHRREIYR